The stretch of DNA CGACTCGATCGCACTCACCAAGAACGAGGACATCCTCGCCGGCCTCGTCCAGGCTCGGAGAGACGGTGAGATCCCGTCGAACACCGTGATCGTCGGATTCGCGGCCGAGACCGGCGACGCGGACGGCGACGTCCTCACGTACGCCCGGGCCAAGCTCGCGCGTAAGGGCTGCGACCTCCTCGTCGTCAACGCGGTCGGGGAGGGCAAGGCGTTCGAGGTCGACCACAACGACGGGTGGCTGCTCGGAGCGGACGGTTCCGAGTCCGCGCTCGAGCACGGATCGAAGGCGTTGATGGCGAGCCGGGTGCTCGACGCCGTCGACCAGATTTTCCGGACACTCTGACGAAACGTTTGGCAGGGTTTCGGTGATTCTAAGGGTGGTCACTCCCGCCGGGGTGGCGCTAGGGTCGTTCGTTGTATTACGCAGCTAAGCTGTTTTCAAGTGCTGTTCAGGACAACTGTCGAGAGGGAATTCTGTGAGCCAGTCCGGTAGTCGGCTATTCACCAGTGAGTCTGTGACCGAGGGGCACCCGGACAAGATTTGTGATGCGATCAGCGACTCCATCCTCGACGCGCTCCTCACCGACGACCCCCGCGCCCGCGTCGCGGTCGAGACGCTGGTGACCACCGGACAGGTCCACGTCGCCGGTGAGGTGACGACCACCGCCTACGCCGACATCCCCAAGATCGTGCGCGACACCGTGCTCGAGATCGGGTACGACTCCTCGGCCAAGGGCTTCGACGGCAATTCCTGCGGCGTCAACGTGGCGATCGGGGCGCAATCCCCGGAGATCGCTCAGGGCGTCGACCACTCGCACGAGGTCCGCACCGGCGAACTGAGCGACGACGAGATCGACCGCCAGGGCGCGGGCGACCAGGGACTGATGTTCGGGTTCGCCACCACCGACACCCCGGAGCTGATGCCCCTGCCGATCGCGCTGGCGCACCGGCTGTCGCGGCGACTCACCGAGGTCCGCAAGTCGGGGGTCCTCCCGTACCTGCGCCCGGACGGCAAGACCCAGGTCACCATCGAATACGACGGTGACAAGGCCGTTCGACTCGACACCGTGGTCATCTCGACGCAGCACGCCGCCGACATCGACCTCGACAACCTGCTCACCCCGGATCTGCGGGAGAAGGTGCTCGGTTCGGTTCTCGCGGAGATCGACATGCCCGAACTCGACGTCTCGGACATCCGCCTGCTCGTCAACCCGACCGGCAAGTTCGTGCTCGGCGGCCCGATGGGCGACGCCGGATTGACCGGTCGCAAGATCATCGTCGACACGTACGGCGGCATGGCCCGGCACGGCGGCGGCGCGTTCTCCGGCAAGGACCCGTCGAAGGTCGACCGGTCGGCTGCCTACGCCATGCGCTGGGTGGCCAAGAACGCGGTCGCGGCAGGCCTGGCGGACCGGATCGAGGTCCAGGTGGCGTACGCGATCGGCAAGGCGGCGCCGGTCGGCCTGTTCGTCGAGACGTTCGGGACCGAGAAGACGGATCCGGCACGGATCCAACAGGCCATCACCGAGACGTTCGATCTGCGTCCGGGCGCCATCATCCGCGACCTCGACCTGCTGCGGCCGATCTACGCGCAGACCGCGGCGTACGGTCATTTCGGTCGTACCGACATCGACCTCCCGTGGGAGAGCATCGACCGGGCGGAGAAGCTGCGGGCAGCCGCAGGCCTCTGATCGGTCGTCACGGCGCGGCGGGCGCCGCCGCGGTAGGAGCCGCCGCGTGAGCGCGGAAAAGGTTGCGGCAGAAGTCGACCCGGTCGCCCGGG from Rhodococcus opacus B4 encodes:
- the metK gene encoding methionine adenosyltransferase is translated as MSQSGSRLFTSESVTEGHPDKICDAISDSILDALLTDDPRARVAVETLVTTGQVHVAGEVTTTAYADIPKIVRDTVLEIGYDSSAKGFDGNSCGVNVAIGAQSPEIAQGVDHSHEVRTGELSDDEIDRQGAGDQGLMFGFATTDTPELMPLPIALAHRLSRRLTEVRKSGVLPYLRPDGKTQVTIEYDGDKAVRLDTVVISTQHAADIDLDNLLTPDLREKVLGSVLAEIDMPELDVSDIRLLVNPTGKFVLGGPMGDAGLTGRKIIVDTYGGMARHGGGAFSGKDPSKVDRSAAYAMRWVAKNAVAAGLADRIEVQVAYAIGKAAPVGLFVETFGTEKTDPARIQQAITETFDLRPGAIIRDLDLLRPIYAQTAAYGHFGRTDIDLPWESIDRAEKLRAAAGL